One genomic region from Cardiocondyla obscurior isolate alpha-2009 linkage group LG19, Cobs3.1, whole genome shotgun sequence encodes:
- the Hat1 gene encoding histone acetyltransferase type B catalytic subunit, producing the protein MEDSMTARLKKLVADSNEALELRLIRNLDDLHSEEAVFKPEMTYQVFGDREIIFGYLDLEIHLFYAAGCLETYLGMKYTEKVNMQHDGVEPDEVLSKIVPKLAPDVHHSLANFTKALAKDDTFTPYGELIHSFSIDDEGRTRQFVVYKADMNYKGYKEYHERIQTFLLWYIDAALFIDLDDEQWQYFNLFEKYTTPMGTIRYATIGFATVYRYYAYPQHIRPRIAQFLILPPFRRIGLGKHLLQAIYREYIGRREVKDITVESPSEVFQRLRNYVDALNCSTLPSFAPKRLKQGFDNEMVVEARNKLKINKKQARIVYEILRLQATNIADAEEYRAYRIDVKKRLNIPFKRKQNEELKIERALKKSAEKSTCTNGNGLPSDEQRKEILDKEYRLLEEEYKIVINRLEYASEL; encoded by the exons ATGGAGGACTCGATGACGGCACGTCTGAAGAAGCTCGTGGCGGACAGCAACGAGGCGTTGGAGCTTAGATTAATTCGCAACCTCGACGACTTGCACTCGGAAGAGGCTGTTTTCAAGCCGGAGATGACCTATCAGGTGTTTGGCGACAG ggAGATAATATTTGGTTATCTGGACTTGGAAATACACTTGTTCTATGCAGCAGGTTGCTTGGAAACCTACTTGGGAATGAAATATACAGAGAAAGTAAATATGCAGCATGATGGAGTTGAGCCTGATGAAGTATTATCAAAGATTGTTCCAAAACTTGCCCCTGATGTTCATCACAGCTTAGCTAACTTTACAAAGGCACTTGCCAAGGATGATACATTTACACCATATGGCGAATTGATACATTCTTTTTCGATAGATg ATGAAGGCAGGACAAGACAATTTGTAGTTTACAAGGCAGATATGAATTACAAAGGATATAAGGAATATCACGAAAGAATTCAAACATTTCTCCTTTGGTACATAGATGCTGCTCTCTTCATTGATCTTGATGATGAGCAGTGgcagtattttaattt ATTTGAAAAGTATACAACACCTATGGGTACTATTCGCTATGCGACGATTGGTTTCGCCACTGTGTACCGATATTATGCTTATCCGCAACACATTCGACCACGCATtgcgcaatttttaattttaccacCGTTTCGAAGGATAGGTCTTGGCAAGCATTTGTTGCAAGCAATTTATCGGGAATACATTGGAAGGCGTGAAGTAAAGGATATAACAG TGGAAAGTCCGTCCGAGGTATTTCAACGTTTACGAAATTACGTAGATGCTTTAAACTGTAGCACATTGCCCAGTTTTGCGCCAAAGCGTTTGAAGCAAGGTTTCGATAATGAAATGGTCGTTGAGGCtaggaataaattaaaaataaacaag aaacAGGCCCGCATAGTGTATGAAATCCTGCGATTGCAGGCGACAAATATCGCGGATGCAGAAGAATATCGGGCGTACAGAATAGATGTGAAGAAAAGATTGAACATACCGTTTAAAAGGAAACAGAATGAAGAGCTGAAAATAGAACGTGCGCTAAAGAAATCTGCGGAGAAAAGTACATGCACGAACGGTAATGGACTACCATCAGACGAACaacgtaaagaaatattagataAGGAGTACCGACTTTTGGAAGAAGAGTACAAGATAGTCATTAACCGATTGGAGTACGCTTCCGAATTGTGA
- the LOC139110019 gene encoding testis-specific serine/threonine-protein kinase 3, producing the protein MSYLSQTSSEETTLLTRGYKLVRKLGEGCYAKVYLAEYKPEHESEKNTTLACKVIDTANAPEDFVQKFLPRELDILVKLNHPHIVHVHSILQKRTKYFIFMRFAENGDLFEFILKNGAVEENQARVWFRQLALGLQYLHEMEIVHRDIKCENVLLTSNYNVKLTDFGFARRTIDNRGKRVLSDTYCGSLSYVAPEILRGYPYNPKISDIWSLGVILYILLNKSMPFDEDNIKRLYELQITRKWKFRSKVRDSLTDHVKKFVNNLLEPDVSKRWRLNQIMQNDWIAMDSRLLVLTPAEQTALNNAIEERKKFEKFARREPVRATSPTVQSLLLSILYSSKSFLTSFPSYIMLMMRRTLLVINLAYTRVLSHIQLRE; encoded by the exons ATGTCGTACCTGAGCCAAACGTCGTCCGAGGAGACCACACTGTTAACCCGAGGTTATAAGCTAGTGCGAAAGCTCGGTGAAGGCTGTTATGCAAAA gTGTACTTAGCCGAGTATAAACCAGAACATGAATCCGAGAAAAATACTACTTTGGCCTGTAAAGTTATTGATACTGCAAATGCACCAGAAGACTTCGTCCAGAAATTCCTGCCGAGAGAATTAGATATTTTGGTAAAGCTAAATCATCCACACATCGTACATGTTCACAGTATTCTCCAGAAGCgcactaaatattttatatttatgcgCTTTGCGGAGAACGGCGATctatttgaatttatattgAAGAATGGTGCAGTGGAAGAAAATCAAGCTCGAGTGTGGTTTCGGCAGCTTGCTTTAG GTCTCCAGTATTTACATGAGATGGAGATAGTgcatcgcgatattaaatgtgAAAATGTTCTTCTCACATCGAATTACAACGTTAAACTGACAGATTTTGGTTTCGCTCGCCGCACGATTGATAACCGTGGCAAGCGTGTTCTGAGTGACACATATTGCGGCTCGCTGTCCTATGTAGCACCAGAGATTCTTCGTGGTTATCCGTACAATCCAAAGATATCCGATATATGGTCATTAGGCGTAATACTCTACATATTATTGAACAAGTCCATGCCGTTCGATGAAGACAATATAAAGCGTCTGTACGAACTACAGATAACACGTAAATGGAAATTTCGCAGCAAAGTAAGGGACAGTCTGACCGATCACGTAAAGAAGTTCGTGAACAATCTGCTTGAACCGGACGTGTCTAAACGCTGGCGTTTAAACCAAATCATGCAAAATGACTGGATCGCCATGGATTCACGTCTTCTGGTGCTCACGCCAGCGGAGCAGACTGCGTTAAATAATGCGATCGAGGAGCGCAAGAAATTCGAGAAGTTTGCGAGAAGGGAACCGGTACGGGCGACGAGCCCAACAGTACAATCGTTGCTTCTGAGCATTCTTTATTCATCCAAGAGCTTCTTAACTTCGTTTCCATCGTACATCATGTTAATGATGCGTAGAACGCTGCTGGTCATCAACTTAGCGTATACGCGTGTCTTGTCGCACATTCAATTGCGAGAGtag
- the LOC139110009 gene encoding uncharacterized protein encodes MLRKFLIFILICVARSEYSYLKEDVYSILDRTKDYFKNLNDAHGVLNSETSNNINNEIAKYMSDTKEVLRKSTRQKRSSQNESNRGINVLQSFEFGKTLSFNKSNFQDIAFFSIQNEDQLLWFAAALNSSNVLLYQLIESKVYLVGMYPQPGGKRIIVNNYSTSTLIVVQKDTDGIIILHMNKNKKGEYILQFKQEFEIPEVIHMTMWLGMNQLYLGIASKTRILIYVWLGENFDKIDTLLYGARQILPFQNKSSMHIVVVGMFTKILRFSMRFNRFVEIQKLHYVNDVASFYFKDGRFEERFLVLANNESTIVYKEMYNRFVPFQRLAPTKYIYSLRMGNTVILFLLDQDTSGLKSVIINQYNGWRFLELHTKLLNIQQIRLMHFYNEDVLLVQNQDAEWIFLKPIWTVKKTWKSLQDEITAWCFETKQKASQRTIIKIPDLKSPIISNAHIDKIYVQNINNQSAEELIRLTKLYNSTVAKLNQMRKFLKQSTENIENSKYPTLDGKKITVKCKTNCHIHRISTSGGIKPIKYVKPESNQIELPNLKVKTINNWKCPVPNYKIDDIFVKESVNGILMEDLKERTLKVTGDQVISGNHVFTDLHATNVSIPLNIATDNTNATLYMTNVKVKDLNVTTGSLLLPLNSSSTTVMSGSITAAKVRFTGLVDIVTGKITGKGGEKMKSLKEILTPLTVDGDRFLQNVTFSNIAEAKDIVSPRGLSMKQLLENSIPLDSNVPIHLILSSNKTEWSNVTLRNFDTANFVTKNSAETIVISGAKYTNNSIVLSEAAYERLPIPKLTIPLCAKEAIIPEITTSLIKMGDIYVKNLNVSHVHGARNLNTTIFDSVSALQNIDFSKKLFTGRVFVKNMTASKIKGLNLKDLKIVMSKWMGNNCIRGPVNIKNFVVNDLKEPAYFNLSLPRRVKNVVIKGDSKIGKINNIDIRSFIKNVLKVNDSISLEHVTFAHGFTSNNVHATRSSLNLSHLDSPLNLGSKRISTTLSADAISFPQTFGYVANDAPATFIINGSVKFLQEPVIQNINNISLKQLFKNVWMANQNIVLTNSNINFENITFEKNILVMNFNNSLNLKMWLDMKHKLLSKTELQHITVVSSFKNIEAPNIKAANNSILQSSDSNFNNLLANSLMRNTTQIINASWHFKELHIDNMNWDGKFNGIDLNTDIVRRDAEQNNVTGEKTILGLRTKNLRAFNINFGNFTKHAVTQNCQKSYIIKGHKIFNNVTLNNLSISEDTIMGRNIDDALLKFGNQTLSGIKTIQGPFNAPSLIIDGTVNDVNLKELINSQIKKHKTIQTIESEKDFRNTFEVYGNITIDGLYNSTNLTNINNQSKINIVFNRMRDVVKLTDDITTALQNRAIYVSKFEMVDENAFQITSNISNEQNVKYMNLNSTCLCESENIFRFCTDMELLNVITGANVTMFMTKKLLLLDDTMFLVLVSKDFISIYSYIDMEHFDQIAGLYVPNIFEVSMEPIDNALWIFLRLSEETLILRYHPWNELEHYVLPGSNSFVISKTPNDQHLLIRSDGMWDLKGLFRPEHIFKMPLEGQIETFALGADYYVKTTAKNNKINVLKARYVGI; translated from the exons ATGTTAcgaaaattcttaattttcatCTTAATATGTGTGGCACGGAGCgaatattcttatttaaaagaagACGTTTATTCAATACTTGATCGAACAAaagattatttcaaaaatctcAATGacg cacATGGTGTATTAAATAGTGAGACGtcgaataatattaacaacgaaattgcaaaatatatgaGCGACACTAAAGAGGTTCTTCGGAAGAGCACCCGTCAAAAGAGAAGTTCTCAGAATGAATCTAATAGAG GTATAAATGTGCTACAAAGTTTTGAATTCGGAAAGACCTTgtcatttaataaatcgaaTTTTCAAGATATTGCTTTCTTCTCCATACAAAATGAAGATCAATTGCTCTGGTTTGCAGCTGCCCTTAATTCgtcaaacgttttactttatcaattaatt gagaGTAAAGTTTATCTAGTCGGAATGTATCCACAGCCCGGTGGAAAACggataattgtaaataattacagCACTAGTACGCTTATAGTCGTACAGAAAGATACCGATGGAATCATCATTTTACATatgaataaaaacaaaaagggaGAATACATATTACAGTTCAAGCAAGAATTTGAAATTCCTGAAGTGATACATATGACTATGTGGCTCGGAATGAATCAACTGTACCTCGGAATCGCATCGAAaacaagaatattaatttacgtctGGCTTGGAGAGAACTTCGATAAAATTGACACATTGCTTTATGGTGCAAGACAAATTTTGCCCTTTCAGAACAAGAGTTCAATGCACATTGTAGTTGTAGGAATGTTTACAAAGATACTTCGGTTTTCTATGCGATTTAACAGATTCGTAGAAATACAGAAGTTACATTACGTTAACGACGTTGcttcgttttatttcaaagatgGTCGTTTTGAAGAACGCTTTTTAGTTCTGGCAAATAATGAGTCCACAATCGTGTACAAGGAAATGTACAACCGCTTTGTTCCGTTTCAAAGACTCGCTCCAACGAAGTATATTTATTCCCTGAGAATGGGAAACACCGTCATCCTTTTCTTGTTGGATCAGGATACTTCTGGATTAAAATCCGTGATAATAAATCAGTACAACGGCTGGAGATTTTTGGAATTGcatacgaaattattaaacattcaACAAATTCGTTTAATGCACTTCTATAATGAAGATGTGCTTTTGGTGCAGAATCAGGATGCAGAATGGATATTTTTGAAACCCATTTGGACCGTAAAAAAAACGTGGAAATCCCTGCAGGACGAAATAACCGCTTGGTGTTTCGAAACAAAGCAAAAGGCGTCTCAAAgaactataataaaaattccagATTTAAAGAGCCCCATAATTTCAAACGCACACATCGATAAAATTTAcgtacaaaat ATAAACAATCAAAGCGCAGAAGAATTAATCCGTTTGACGAAGCTATACAACAGTACAGTTGCCAAATTAAATCAGATGCGCAAATTCTTAAAACAAAGtacagaaaatattgaaaattctaAGTATCCAACTCTGGATGGCAAAAAGATCACAGTcaaatgtaaaacaaattgtCATATTCACCGTATAAGTACGAGCGGCGGAATTAAACCtattaaatacgtaaaacCAGAATCCAATCAAATCGAGTTGcctaatttaaaagtaaagaCAATTAATAACTGGAAATGTCCTGTTcctaattataaaatagatgaCATATTTGTTAAAGAATCTGTTAACGGGATACTGATGGAAGACCTAAAAGAAAGAACTTTGAAAGTTACAGGAGATCAAGTAATTTCAG GTAATCACGTTTTCACCGACTTGCATGCGACAAATGTCTCGATTCCATTGAATATTGCAACGGATAATACTAATGCAACGTTATATATGACAAACGTAAAAgttaaagatttaaatgtaACCACAGGCTCACTCTTGTTGCCATTAAATAGTTCTTCCACTACTGTAATGAGTGGTTCGATAACTGCTGCGAAAGTAAGATTTACAGGACTTGTCGACATTGTAACAGGCAAAATAACAGGCAAAGGAGGCGAAAAAATGAAGTCTTTGAAAGAAATTCTCACACCATTGACAGTGGATGGTGACCGCTTTTTGCAGAATGTGACGTTTAGTAACATTGCCGAAGCTAAAGATATTGTGAGTCCTCGCGGGCTGTCGATGAAACAATTGTTAGAGAACAGCATACCGTTGGATTCTAATGTGCcgatacatttaatattatccaGCAATAAAacg GAATGGAGTAATGTGACTCTGCGAAACTTTGACACTGCGAATTTTGTAACGAAGAATTCTGCTGAAACCATCGTTATTTCTGGTGCAAAATATACGAATAACAGTATTGTTTTATCGGAAGCTGCTTACGAAAGACTCCCCATTCCAAA atTAACGATTCCGTTGTGTGCTAAGGAAGCTATCATCCCGGAAATTACGacttctttaataaaaatgggcgacatatatgtaaaaaatttaaatgtttcacATGTTCATGGAGctcgtaatttaaatacgacCATCTTCGATTCAGTATCAGCTTTACAGAACATTGATTTTTCAAAGAAACTATTTACAGGACGAGTCTTTGTGAAAAACATGACAGCATCAAAAATTAAGGGACTAAATTTaaaag atttaaaaattgtaatgaGTAAGTGGATGGGCAACAACTGTATCAGAGGAccagtaaatattaaaaatttcgtcGTTAACGATCTCAAAGAGCCAGCctattttaatctttctttaCCCAGAAGAGTAAAGAATGTTGTTATAAAAGGAGATAGcaaaattggaaaaattaataacatagaTATACGATCtttcataaaaaatgtacTAAAAGTGAACGATTCAATATCTCTAGAACACGTAACATTTG CTCATGGTTTCACGTCAAACAATGTACATGCTACCCGTTCATCGTTAAATCTTTCACATTTAGATTCGCCTCTCAATTTAGGCTCAAAAAGAATTTCTACAACTTTAAGTGCAGATGCGATAAGCTTCCCCCAAACCTTTGGTTACGTCGCGAATGATGCACCAGcgacatttattataaatg GCTCAGTCAAATTTTTACAGGAACCagttatacaaaatataaacaatataagtctgaaacaattatttaaaaatgtgtgGATGGCAAATCAGAACATTGTTTTAACTAatagcaatataaattttgagaacataacttttgaaaaaaatattctcgtaATG aactttaataattcattaaatttaaaaatgtggCTGGATATGAAGCATAAACTTTTAAGCAAAACAGAATTACAGCATATTACTGTAGTTtcgtcgtttaaaaatattgaagcaCCTAATATTAAGGCAGCGAATAATTCAATTCTCCAGTCTTCAGACTCgaactttaataatttgctAGCTAATTCCTTGATGAGAAATACAACACAAATTATAAACGCTTCATGGCATTTTAAAGAATTGCACATAG ataataTGAATTGGGATGGTAAATTCAATGGCATCGATTTAAACACTGATATTGTTAGACGTGATGCAGAACAGAATAACGTCACTGGAGAAAAAACGATATTAGGATTGAGAACTAAAAATCTCCGggcatttaatataaactttgGAAACTTTACTAAACACGCTGTGACTCAAAACTGTCAGAaatcgtatataattaaagGTCATAAAATCTTTAACAACGTTACTTTGAACAATTTAAG tattagcGAGGATACCATTATGGGCCGTAATATTGATGACGCATTACTAAAGTTCGGAAATCAAACGCTATCTGGAATTAAAACGATACAAGGTCCATTTAATGCACCGTCTCTCATTATTGATGGCACGGTGAATGATGTAAATCTAAAGGAGTTAATAAAtagtcaaataaaaaaacataaaactaTACAGACGATAGAAAGTGAAAAAGATTTCAGAAATACTTTTGAAGTTTACGGAAATATCACAATCGATGGGCTCTACAATAGtacaaatttaacaaatatcaataatcaaagtaaaattaatatcgttttcAATAGAATGAGGGACGTCGTAAAATTAACAGACGACATAACAACTGCATTACAAA ATCGTGCCATTTACGTGAGTAAATTTGAAATGGTGGATGAGAATGCATTCCAAATCACTTCAAATATATCTAACGAACAAAATGTAAAGTACATGAATCTTAACAGTACTTGCCTGTGCGAgtcagaaaatattttcagattttgCACAGATAtggaattattaaatgttatcaCCGGTGCAAATGTTACTATGTTTATGACGAAGAAATTGCTACTGCTGGACGATACTATGTTTTTAGTATTAGTGTCAAAAGACTTCATTTCGATTTATTCATATATCGACATGGAACATTTTGATCAGATAgcag GATTATATGTGCCTAATATATTTGAAGTATCAATGGAACCGATTGATAATGCATTGTggatttttttacgattgtcTGAAGAAACATTAATATTGCGTTATCATCCGTGGAACGAACTCGAACACTACGTTTTACCCGGTTCTAATTCATTTGTAATTAGTAAAACACCGAATGATCAACATTTGTTAATACGATCTGACGGCATGTGGGATCTCAAAGGACTTTTCCGTCCTGAACACATTTTTAAAATGCCTTTGGAAGGACAAATAGAAACCTTCGCTCTCGGTGCGGATTACTACGTCAAAACGACagcaaaaaacaataaaataaatgttttaaaagcaCGATATGTGGGTATCTAA
- the LOC139110022 gene encoding RWD domain-containing protein 2A, with product MSASEEMTENLIAQVNELQALQSVYPTELVVADYGVLADINEYIERQDRDLPRWLEYSISIPLNGENIELLVNLPTNYPKQQPEIYARGSCLDRTQQCLLNKELIAVVKAQELGDPCIYTLISWLQDNAETYFKASTCNQAGKHTGDANKSDTGAQAPVIFSRYWIYSHHIYSKFKRRDVANLAKVNSITGFCLAGKPGIICMEGSLEDCDYCWQKIKIMNWHKILIKLMEKEEDCNDVDKMRKFLDFQEVTFPTTERHNDMGQLLKYLTDHDCQHAFKELFGIEGKFSKLSD from the exons ATGTCAGCTTCAGAGGAGATGACGGAGAATTTGATTGCGCAAGTAAACGAGCTCCAGGCACTGCAGTCCGTCTATCCGACCGAGTTAGTTGTGGCGGACTATGGGGTTTTGGCTGATATTAACGAGTACATTGAGCGTCAAGACCGGGATCTACCACGATGGCTGGAGTACTCTATCTCAATCCCGCTGAACGGT GAAAATATTGAATTACTTGTGAACTTGCCAACTAATTACCCGAAGCAGCAGCCCGAAATTTATGCCAGAGGGTCTTGCTTGGACAGAACGCAGCAATGCCTGCTGAACAAGGAACTTATTGCCGTCGTCAAGGCTCAAGAACTGGGAGATCCTTGCATTTATACATTGATATCGTGGTTGCAAGACAATGCCGAGACTTATTTTAAAGCTTCCACGTGTAATCAAGCGGGTAAACACACGGGTGACGCGAATAAGAGCGACACGGGCGCTCAGGCTCCGGTAATTTTTTCCAGATATTGGATATATAGTCATCACATATACAGCAAATTTAAACGACGGGATGTGGCCAATCTGGCGAAAGTAAACTCCATCACAGGATTTTGCTTAGCTGGCAAACCAGGAATAATTTGCATGGAAGGAAGTCTGGAAGATTGTGACTACTGCTGGcagaaa attaaaattatgaactggcataaaatattaataaaattaatggagaaagaggaagactGCAACGATGTAGATAAAATGCGTAAATTTTTGGACTTTCAAGAAGTCACGTTTCCGACTACTGAGCGTCACAACGATATGGGTCAACTTCTCAAATATTTAACCGATCACGATTGCCAGCACGCATTCAAAGAACTTTTCGGAATAGAAGGAAAATTCAGCAAACTTTCAGATTGA
- the Apc10 gene encoding anaphase-promoting complex subunit 10, whose product MSNKTNNNGEIDPVQEQLTGRVREVGNYAIWSLSSCKPGFGVDQLRDDITETYWQSDGQLPHLVNIQFKRKTTIRDICIYTDYKLDESYTPNRISIRAGTNFNDLQEVEVMDLNEPSGWIVIPIKNINDRPIRTFMIQIAVISNHQNGRDTHMRQIKIHSPAQDILGPPATYIPGQFLTNEFLRYATIR is encoded by the exons ATGAGCAacaaaactaataataatg GAGAGATAGATCCCGTGCAGGAACAGCTGACGGGCCGAGTACGGGAGGTTGGGAACTATGCTATCTGGAGTTTATCCAGCTGCAAGCCGGGATTCGGCGTGGACCAGCTTCGTGACGATATCACGGAGACGTATTGGCAATCAGATGGACAGCTACCACACCTAGTGAACATACAATTTAAGAGGAAAACAACTATTCGCGATATATGCATCTACACGGATTATAAGCTCGATGAGAGCTACACGCCTAATAG GATAAGCATTCGAGCTGGGACCAATTTCAATGACTTGCAAGAGGTAGAAGTGATGGATTTGAATGAACCAAGCGGTTGGATAGTAATtcctattaaaaatattaacgatcgGCCTATTAGGACGTTTATGATTCAAATAGCGGTAATTAGCAATCATCAAAATGGCAGAGACACTCATATGAGGCAGATTAAGATTCACAGTCCTGCACAAGACATTCTTGGCCCACCAGCGACTTATATTCCCGGGCAATTTCTCACCAATGAATTTTTACGTTATGCCACGATTAGATAa
- the Fuca gene encoding alpha-L-fucosidase, translating into MMQNNTKIEFLPRFNAADRNKSLSNSCCFYSKMSVRKMLMIYILCAVLILYATVEAYVNVAKWSEDIFMPFSTNISTKYVPTWSSLDSRPLPSWYDEAKIGIFIHWGVFSVPSFGSEWFWNNWKEETKTTKYLDFMKQRYPPNFTYQDFARDFTAEFFNASEWAELFKASGAKYIVLTSKHHEGYTLWPSMYSFSWNSMDVGPQKDLVGELAQEIRHKTHLKFGLYHSLYEWYNPLYLTDKKNNFTTDRFVTQKILPELRELIKSYKPEVIWSDGDWEASDVYWQSKEFLAWLYNESPVKDTVVVNDRWGSNIPCHHGGFFTCTDRFNPGVLQPHKWENCMTIDKKSWGYRRNAVLSEYYTLAGLIKELVITVSCGGNLLMNVGPTKDGIITPIYEERLRGMGAWLAVNGEAIYNTKPWRVQNDTLTGSVWYTINIKENHIYASILEWPKDNDLILGSPKLTKNSIMHLLGYPSEIHWSENKFNVIKVNLPPNAHKGQPAWVLKIKI; encoded by the exons atgatgcAAAATAACACAAAAATAGAATTCTTACCGAGATTTAATGCAGCTGACAGAAATAAAAGCTTGTCTAACAGTTGTTGCTTTTACTCCAAGATGTCTGTTAGAAAGATGTTgatgatatatattttgtgtGCTGTATTAATTCTCTATGCAACAGTGGAGGCTTATGTTAATGTGGCCAAATGGAGTGAAGACATTTTTATGCCATTTTCAACAAACATATCAACAAAATATGTTCCAACTTGGTCCAGTTTAGACAGTAGACCATTACCATCCTGGTATGATGAGGCAAAAATTGGGATTTTTATTCATTGGGGTGTATTCAGTGTGCCCAGCTTTGGTTCTGAATGGTTTTGGAACAATTGGAAag AAGAAACTAAAACTACAAAGTATCTTGATTTTATGAAACAAAGATATCCTCCAAATTTTACCTATCAAGATTTTGCACGTGATTTTACTGCTGAGTTCTTCAATGCTTCTGAATGGGCTGAGTTATTTAAAGCATCAGGTGCAAAATACATTGTATTAACAAGCAAGCATCATGAAGGATACACTTTATGGCCATCAATGTATTCATTTAGTTGGAACTCCATGGATGTGGGACCTCAAAAGGATCTTGTTG GTGAATTGGCACAAGAAATTCGTCACAAAACACACTTAAAGTTTGGCTTATATCATTCCTTGTATGAATGGTATAATCCTCTCTATTtgacagataaaaaaaataatttcacaacAGATAGATTTGTAACTCAGAAAATATTACCGGAATTACGtgagttaattaaatcgtataaACCAGAAGTAATTTGGTCAGATGGAGATTGGGAAGCGTCAGATGTTTATTGGCAATCAAAGGAGTTTCTAGCATGGTTGTATAATGAAAGTCCTGTAAAAGACACAGTCGTGGTGAATGATAGATGGGGTAGTAATATACCATGTCATCACGGTGGTTTCTTTACATGTACCGATCGTTTTAATCCtg gtGTGCTTCAACCACACAAATGGGAAAATTGTATGACTATTGACAAAAAATCCTGGGGATATCGCAGAAATGCCGTTTTATCAGAATATTATACATTGGCGGGATTAATAAAGGAGCTGGTAATTACTGTAAGTTGCGGTGGAAATTTATTGATGAACGTTGGACCTACGAAAGACGGCATTATTACACCAATATATGAAGAGAGATTACGTGGAATGG gcgCTTGGCTAGCTGTTAATGGCGAAGCTATTTATAATACTAAGCCCTGGAGAGTACAAAATGATACTTTAACAGGAAGTGTCTGGTACACTATAAATATAAAGGAAAACCACATATATGCCTCAATTTTAGAATGGCCAAAAGATAATGACTTAATATTGGGCTCACCTAAACTTACGAAAAATTCTATAATGCATCTACTTGGGTATCCTTCAGAAATTCAT TGgagtgaaaataaatttaacgtgATCAAAGTAAATTTACCACCCAATGCGCACAAAGGACAACCAGCTTgggtattaaaaattaagatttaa